From Chthoniobacterales bacterium, one genomic window encodes:
- a CDS encoding sulfatase: protein MKVAAWMAVASAAFPGALAHAMAASPRHDVPARPNIVFLLADDLRVGAMGFEGHPLVKTPNLDALAKRGLVFNNSFVTTPICSVSRASILSGQYARRHGVNDFQTALPDLRQTYPALLRESGYFTGFIGKWGVDAGSASALDEAARTFDFWAGDADQTIYWHERGCDYVTHDGNAARGHIACTCPPEVRRSEGVLDGGPHPLLKDPVHLETGVIPAKVRQFLDQRAAGKPFNLSISFKAPHGPFDGYAKEFARRFEGARMPLGPTANPREAARQPEFLRHSLESPRGWAMAHDRAMNGKTQKYLRDYHRLVEGLDRSVGEIVAELERRGLGDNTVVILTSDNGHLHGEHGFFGKWLLYEESIRVPLIIADPRQPAEDRGRTSDALVLNIDLAPTMLALGGVPVPAEMQGISLVPLLSDPSLALRDSFFCEHLYEHDVNSPVLHIVPSEGLRTKDWKYIRYFKNPGPEGEQLFDLSADPLETKNLAGDPDAAGQLNALRTEYERLRIELGPHRTWTLERSK, encoded by the coding sequence GTGAAAGTCGCGGCTTGGATGGCCGTGGCATCGGCCGCATTTCCCGGGGCTCTTGCCCATGCGATGGCCGCATCCCCGCGGCATGATGTTCCTGCCCGCCCGAACATCGTTTTCCTGCTGGCGGATGATTTGCGGGTGGGGGCCATGGGGTTCGAGGGGCACCCGCTGGTGAAAACACCGAATCTCGACGCGCTGGCCAAGCGCGGCTTGGTGTTCAACAACTCCTTCGTCACCACGCCGATCTGCTCGGTCAGCCGCGCCAGCATCCTTTCGGGCCAATACGCAAGGCGCCACGGCGTGAACGACTTCCAGACCGCCCTGCCGGACCTTCGTCAAACGTATCCGGCTCTCCTCCGGGAGTCCGGATACTTCACCGGCTTTATCGGCAAGTGGGGGGTCGATGCGGGCAGCGCAAGTGCTCTCGACGAAGCGGCGCGGACGTTCGATTTCTGGGCCGGGGATGCGGACCAGACGATCTACTGGCACGAACGCGGATGCGACTACGTCACGCACGACGGAAATGCCGCGCGCGGCCACATCGCTTGCACCTGTCCTCCGGAGGTCCGCAGGTCAGAAGGCGTCCTCGATGGAGGTCCGCATCCCTTGCTCAAAGATCCCGTGCATTTGGAAACCGGGGTGATCCCCGCAAAAGTGCGGCAGTTTTTGGACCAGCGCGCCGCAGGCAAACCGTTCAACCTTTCGATCAGCTTCAAGGCGCCCCACGGGCCGTTCGACGGCTATGCCAAAGAATTTGCGCGGCGTTTCGAGGGAGCCCGGATGCCACTCGGCCCCACTGCCAATCCCCGGGAAGCCGCCCGCCAGCCGGAGTTTCTGCGCCACTCCCTGGAAAGTCCGCGCGGCTGGGCCATGGCCCATGACCGCGCCATGAACGGCAAAACGCAAAAATACCTTCGTGATTACCACCGCTTGGTCGAAGGACTCGACAGGTCCGTCGGCGAGATCGTGGCCGAGTTGGAGCGCCGCGGCCTCGGGGACAATACGGTCGTCATTTTGACCTCCGACAACGGCCACTTGCACGGCGAGCACGGATTCTTCGGAAAGTGGCTGCTTTACGAGGAATCGATCCGCGTTCCACTCATCATCGCCGACCCCCGTCAGCCGGCCGAAGACCGCGGAAGAACCTCGGATGCCTTGGTCCTGAACATCGATCTGGCGCCAACCATGCTTGCGCTCGGTGGTGTCCCCGTGCCCGCGGAGATGCAGGGAATCAGCCTCGTTCCCCTGCTTTCGGATCCTTCCTTGGCGCTGCGTGACTCTTTCTTCTGCGAGCACCTTTACGAGCATGATGTCAACAGCCCGGTGCTCCACATCGTCCCGTCCGAGGGGCTCCGCACGAAGGACTGGAAATACATACGCTACTTCAAGAATCCCGGCCCCGAAGGCGAGCAGCTCTTTGACCTCTCCGCCGATCCTCTCGAAACGAAAAATCTGGCCGGCGACCCGGATGCCGCCGGTCAGCTCAACGCGCTGCGCACAGAATACGAGCGTCTCCGCATCGAGCTTGGTCCGCACCGGACTTGGACATTGGAGCGCTCCAAGTAG